Proteins encoded by one window of Tunturibacter psychrotolerans:
- a CDS encoding acyltransferase family protein, protein MKRNDSIQILRAIAALLVVHVHSLFTISAHATPRQTHFFNLTNFGACGVDIFFAISGFILSTVAMNVRPTHPSLPHGAIDFLLRRFIRIFPIYWILSFFFVLVQLKQHHLTSAWLVNSYLLLPSVRFPIPTPLIFVGWTLIFEMFFYYLLTLNLFFGVVRVVERTILTILSFIVVGGLFGFHRPLLILLANPLNIEFIFGCLIGLAYARFGKRHALGTALLPVGTLWLLSTLFFFDHNLGNAKYVLDGTLSWYRVFLWGIPAAMITAGLVFRSTQITSPFGRFGVFLGNASYSIYLVTLIVFYGYDRLYPRLAHLGPDANVVLGFLSVAVVGSLCYLYVEKPLTHFLTSKYHHPALQSAP, encoded by the coding sequence ATGAAACGGAACGACTCGATCCAAATCCTCCGTGCGATTGCCGCCCTGCTGGTCGTTCACGTTCACTCCCTCTTCACTATCTCGGCACATGCGACTCCGCGCCAGACTCATTTTTTCAACCTCACTAACTTTGGAGCCTGCGGCGTCGACATATTCTTTGCCATCAGCGGATTTATCCTCTCCACTGTCGCTATGAACGTCAGACCAACTCATCCCAGCCTTCCTCACGGTGCAATCGACTTTCTCCTTCGCCGCTTCATTCGGATCTTTCCCATCTACTGGATACTCTCCTTCTTCTTTGTCCTGGTTCAGTTGAAGCAACACCATCTAACGAGTGCGTGGCTTGTAAACTCCTATCTTCTGCTTCCCTCGGTACGCTTCCCCATCCCAACCCCCCTCATCTTCGTCGGTTGGACATTAATCTTTGAAATGTTCTTCTACTACCTCCTCACGCTTAACCTTTTTTTCGGTGTCGTTCGTGTCGTCGAACGAACTATCCTCACCATTCTTTCCTTCATCGTTGTAGGTGGACTGTTCGGTTTCCACCGACCCTTGTTGATTCTGCTAGCCAACCCCCTCAACATCGAGTTCATCTTTGGCTGCCTCATTGGTCTGGCATACGCACGTTTCGGCAAACGTCATGCGCTAGGCACTGCCTTGCTCCCGGTCGGAACGCTTTGGCTTCTATCCACCCTCTTCTTTTTTGACCACAACCTCGGCAACGCGAAGTACGTTCTCGACGGTACTCTGAGTTGGTATCGCGTCTTCCTGTGGGGCATTCCCGCAGCCATGATTACGGCTGGGCTAGTCTTCCGTTCCACACAAATCACATCCCCATTCGGGCGTTTCGGTGTCTTCCTCGGCAACGCGTCCTATTCCATCTATTTGGTCACGCTCATCGTCTTCTATGGCTACGACCGCCTCTATCCTCGTCTCGCGCATTTAGGCCCGGACGCGAACGTAGTTCTGGGATTTCTGTCGGTCGCGGTCGTTGGCTCCCTCTGCTACCTCTACGTCGAAAAACCCCTGACGCATTTCCTCACCTCGAAATATCACCACCCCGCCCTTCAATCTGCCCCCTGA
- the thiD gene encoding bifunctional hydroxymethylpyrimidine kinase/phosphomethylpyrimidine kinase produces MIQTVLTIAGFDPSSGAGVTADLMVFAAHGLFGTSCITSLTVQSTVGVQASTPVAAETVRATLDCLESDLPAEGIKIGMLATAGNVAAVAGFLEGLRGHGVRVPVVLDPVIRSSSGRELLDAEGVGVLRERLLPLVDWVTPNLEELGILAGRIVMQRGDLPEAARDLQAMGKDLNVVATGGHLMPPDDLLVRAGGEMDWLPGEQIVSRSTHGTGCAFSSALLSRLVLGDAPLGAAVMAKRYVAEAIRTAEPMGKGLGPLNLLLPLRGR; encoded by the coding sequence ATGATACAGACAGTTTTGACTATTGCCGGATTCGATCCCTCTTCGGGCGCTGGTGTGACTGCGGATTTGATGGTGTTTGCAGCGCATGGGCTGTTTGGGACTTCGTGTATTACTAGCCTGACGGTGCAGTCGACAGTCGGGGTGCAGGCGAGTACGCCGGTGGCGGCGGAGACGGTGCGGGCTACGCTCGACTGCCTGGAGAGCGATCTGCCGGCGGAGGGGATCAAGATTGGAATGCTGGCTACGGCGGGGAATGTGGCTGCGGTAGCGGGATTTCTGGAGGGGTTGCGGGGACACGGGGTGCGGGTTCCAGTGGTGCTCGATCCGGTGATCAGGTCGAGTTCGGGCAGGGAACTGCTGGATGCGGAGGGAGTGGGTGTGCTGCGGGAGAGACTGCTACCACTGGTGGATTGGGTGACGCCGAATCTGGAGGAGTTGGGGATACTGGCGGGGCGAATTGTGATGCAGCGAGGGGATCTGCCGGAGGCGGCGCGGGATCTGCAGGCGATGGGGAAGGACTTGAATGTGGTGGCGACGGGGGGGCATCTGATGCCACCGGACGATCTGTTGGTGCGCGCGGGCGGGGAGATGGACTGGCTGCCGGGGGAGCAGATTGTGAGCCGGTCGACGCATGGCACGGGATGCGCGTTTTCGAGTGCGTTGCTGAGCCGGTTGGTGCTGGGGGATGCTCCGCTGGGCGCGGCGGTGATGGCGAAGCGTTATGTGGCGGAGGCGATTCGGACAGCCGAGCCGATGGGGAAGGGTCTGGGGCCTTTGAATCTTCTTTTGCCGCTGCGGGGCAGGTAG
- a CDS encoding nuclear transport factor 2 family protein — MNSQVPFTFGPIPNSIELFKEVADAVQVYLDMLYTGDADRVDQVFHERCQLCTIESGAPLFRSVAEYREILRGRKSPSQMGAPREEHLVAIDLSSPTQAMVKVQMRINQSVFSDYLTLLKLEREWRIVAKTYYRVELP, encoded by the coding sequence ATGAATTCTCAAGTACCGTTTACGTTTGGCCCTATTCCCAATTCAATCGAACTATTCAAGGAAGTCGCAGATGCCGTCCAGGTGTATCTCGACATGCTCTACACCGGCGATGCCGATCGGGTAGACCAGGTCTTTCATGAGCGATGCCAACTCTGCACCATTGAGAGTGGTGCTCCACTGTTCCGCTCTGTCGCAGAATATCGAGAGATTCTTAGAGGGAGGAAATCACCTTCGCAAATGGGGGCGCCGCGGGAAGAGCATCTAGTTGCAATAGATCTTTCTTCTCCGACCCAAGCAATGGTTAAGGTCCAGATGCGGATCAATCAATCGGTTTTTAGCGACTACCTCACATTGCTTAAGCTGGAACGAGAATGGCGCATCGTAGCGAAAACATATTATCGGGTGGAACTTCCATAA
- a CDS encoding glycosyltransferase family 4 protein, whose translation MRIVQTVFGVFHHFELARQLHRRGHLQRIYSTWPWARLKREGLPHEVVETFPWIHTPEFLMQRFGIHHPWVLDQISYANALSFDEWTLRRTRTAETPDAVIAISGSSLKTGREVQSRGGLLICDRGSSHQRYQETIVSEEYQRWNVDRPVTDIRDILREEKIYAASDAITVPSSFAARSFIEMGLPADKLHVIPYGVRLEKFTRTGEPPTDRFEVLFAGSVTLRKGVPYLLEAFAKLRHPAKRLRLAGPLHPDMKTVLDRLPQHQVEFLGPLPQEQLAHLMSTSHIMVLPSIEEGLALVQGQALACGCPVLCSTNTGGEDLFTSGVEGFVVPVRDIEALTDRMQRLADDPALQSKMSEAALRRVRLLGGWDDYGDRWEYLLKHLVANKTANEVTPHTPPPTK comes from the coding sequence ATGAGAATCGTCCAAACGGTCTTTGGGGTCTTTCACCACTTCGAACTTGCCCGCCAGCTTCACCGCCGTGGCCACCTCCAGCGCATCTACTCCACCTGGCCCTGGGCACGTCTAAAACGCGAAGGCCTACCCCACGAAGTCGTCGAAACCTTTCCCTGGATCCACACTCCGGAATTCCTCATGCAACGCTTTGGCATTCACCATCCATGGGTGTTGGATCAAATAAGTTACGCCAACGCGCTCTCCTTCGACGAGTGGACTCTCCGCCGAACCCGCACCGCCGAAACCCCCGACGCCGTCATTGCCATCTCCGGCTCCAGCCTTAAGACCGGCCGCGAAGTCCAGTCCCGCGGCGGCCTCCTCATCTGCGACCGCGGATCCTCTCATCAGCGCTACCAGGAAACCATCGTCTCCGAGGAATACCAACGCTGGAACGTCGACCGCCCTGTCACCGACATCCGCGACATCCTCCGCGAAGAAAAGATCTACGCCGCCTCCGACGCAATCACCGTCCCCTCCAGCTTCGCGGCCCGCTCCTTCATCGAGATGGGCCTGCCCGCCGACAAGCTGCACGTCATCCCCTACGGGGTTCGACTCGAAAAGTTCACCCGCACCGGAGAGCCCCCCACGGATCGCTTCGAAGTCCTCTTCGCCGGCTCGGTCACCCTCCGCAAAGGAGTTCCCTACCTCCTCGAGGCCTTCGCCAAGCTTCGTCACCCCGCGAAACGCCTGCGCCTCGCAGGCCCCCTTCACCCCGACATGAAGACCGTCCTCGACCGCCTCCCGCAACACCAGGTCGAGTTCCTCGGCCCACTCCCGCAAGAACAGCTGGCCCACCTCATGAGCACCAGTCACATCATGGTCCTCCCCAGCATTGAAGAGGGTCTCGCACTCGTCCAGGGCCAGGCCCTCGCCTGCGGCTGTCCCGTTCTCTGCTCCACTAACACCGGCGGCGAAGACCTTTTCACCAGTGGCGTCGAAGGCTTCGTGGTCCCCGTGCGCGATATCGAAGCGCTTACCGACCGCATGCAGCGGCTCGCCGACGATCCCGCCCTTCAATCAAAGATGAGCGAAGCCGCACTGCGTCGAGTCCGCCTTCTCGGCGGTTGGGACGACTATGGCGATCGCTGGGAGTACCTCCTAAAGCACCTCGTAGCGAACAAAACAGCGAACGAAGTAACCCCTCACACCCCGCCACCGACAAAATGA
- the thiS gene encoding sulfur carrier protein ThiS: protein MALTLIVNGQSRDFEALPESANLEQLVVELGLKGDRVAIEHNGAIAPRSSWAQTVLTGGDRLEVVHFVGGGV, encoded by the coding sequence ATGGCACTTACTCTGATCGTGAACGGCCAGTCCCGCGACTTCGAAGCGCTTCCGGAGTCCGCCAACCTTGAACAACTTGTGGTCGAGCTTGGACTGAAGGGCGACAGGGTGGCGATTGAACATAATGGCGCGATTGCACCACGCTCGAGCTGGGCTCAGACGGTTTTGACCGGAGGGGATCGGCTCGAGGTAGTTCATTTTGTCGGTGGCGGGGTGTGA
- a CDS encoding TonB-dependent receptor produces the protein MRYIRILLSVFVLSSLLCAQELVTRYWRGTLQNQVGEAIKGATIRLVGKDVTLVSTSGADGHFQFPNLSPGEYRLEMTIDGNIRRFTEPLKLKADSLPAVVTITSENVVAVAFRPAETAKTGGEKLSSQTVSAIPLNKRDFSQLLLLAAGTMTDSNGQTNFTQQFAINGQRGVEAVFAMDGADTSDPEMGGATFSNFNVDAVEEIKSVSGWMPAEIGRGAAGFTNITTRSGSGGFHGSVFEFLRNSALDARNYFDHPSIAEPGRIPPFRRNEFGFTNGGPIILPHIYDGSGKTFYFGQYQGFRQVLGTTQVLPVPTAEQRLGFDTTAFPGDTLKITPTPEIAKILARYPLPNNPTGSYGINTYAASSKVVTNANQFSVRIDQVLSPKAHLTARFNFNNLFGPTTNPDQTAVDPSFGVVYVDHQRNGLLTYSQTVSPRFAFESSISFTRTTPQFATSNHTDPAVKFNDGLFEAFNSAAGSVASAYGNLFQIRQNFIVTAGRHLIKAGGEFRANRDTTYFGTSPNGEYDFGGGTSYSPVNVTSQSGMHTINVGDPLPDTLSALLTGSAFVYTTAVPAPYVSGGDHIGPAAISRYGGAIYAQDTFKISDRFVLDYGIRYELYTPITERAHRTSGFLTNGLQQEYLDNPQPGYRFDWGGVAPRVQLDWKVKDTLHIHAGGGLTTIPPNIWQDNFLTGAVPFVIYPHITAAVGTPLLYGFKITPAQLPTFYTPSGQDVFASGNPKSVPSNTVLDVERYQRDLAALSPGSQFTPLNLTGIDRNFGNAYLQTWTLGAERQIGKLTADAAYVGTASVKLPRSTFTNGYSGASSGFAPYTQFDSTGNAVGGFGTEQLITGTAHSTYHSLQTSLTGTLFQGGPGVQISYTWSKAIDDTSGVTANGNTTGAISSPYPQNPFDTHAEKGPASFDVTHGFTMSLAQDLQLEKVEWLQSINRKVTAGWELLSISTISSGLPFTVYSGVQQTGAGSNGVDRPNQIAKAHLSTARKVREDYFGQGANNASIFSIPINQIGGSGPNEGFFGSLGRDTFRGPAFYDFDFSLIKDTPVGRRAGGGELFDVQFRSEFFNLFNIVDMGLPANTIRGSGFGVISKTAGTSRQIQFSLKLLF, from the coding sequence ATGCGATACATTCGAATACTCCTCTCCGTGTTTGTCCTGTCTTCCTTGCTCTGTGCTCAAGAGCTGGTCACTCGATATTGGAGAGGAACACTGCAGAATCAGGTTGGAGAGGCGATCAAGGGCGCGACCATTCGCCTGGTCGGAAAAGATGTCACTCTCGTCTCAACTTCAGGGGCCGATGGGCACTTTCAATTTCCCAATTTATCGCCGGGCGAGTACAGACTGGAAATGACGATCGACGGAAATATCCGCCGGTTCACGGAGCCGCTAAAACTCAAAGCGGATTCATTGCCTGCTGTCGTGACCATCACCTCGGAGAACGTTGTTGCTGTCGCCTTTCGTCCGGCTGAAACTGCGAAGACGGGCGGGGAGAAGCTTTCGAGCCAGACTGTCAGCGCAATTCCCCTTAACAAACGCGACTTTAGTCAGCTGCTGTTGCTCGCGGCTGGGACCATGACCGATTCGAATGGTCAGACAAATTTCACCCAACAGTTCGCCATCAATGGGCAGCGTGGCGTTGAGGCTGTCTTCGCAATGGACGGCGCGGACACGAGCGATCCCGAGATGGGAGGCGCGACGTTCAGCAACTTCAACGTCGATGCCGTTGAAGAGATCAAGTCGGTTTCTGGCTGGATGCCAGCGGAGATCGGCCGCGGTGCTGCAGGCTTTACGAATATCACGACACGTTCCGGGAGTGGTGGATTTCACGGTTCTGTCTTCGAGTTCCTGCGGAACTCTGCGCTTGATGCGCGGAACTACTTCGATCATCCCTCAATTGCAGAGCCGGGCCGTATTCCACCATTCCGGCGGAATGAGTTTGGCTTTACGAACGGCGGACCGATCATATTGCCGCATATCTATGACGGGAGCGGGAAGACCTTTTACTTTGGACAATATCAAGGCTTTCGCCAGGTGCTGGGGACTACGCAGGTTTTACCGGTGCCTACCGCTGAACAGCGTCTCGGGTTCGATACGACTGCGTTTCCGGGGGATACGCTGAAGATCACACCGACGCCTGAGATCGCGAAGATCCTAGCGCGCTATCCGTTGCCTAATAATCCAACGGGCTCCTATGGCATCAATACGTATGCGGCGTCTTCCAAGGTGGTCACGAATGCGAACCAGTTTTCTGTGCGCATCGACCAGGTTCTTTCTCCAAAAGCGCACCTTACTGCAAGGTTCAACTTTAACAATCTGTTTGGGCCAACTACAAATCCGGACCAGACTGCGGTCGATCCCAGCTTTGGTGTTGTGTATGTCGATCATCAGCGCAACGGACTTCTTACCTACAGCCAAACTGTGTCTCCGCGCTTTGCCTTCGAAAGTTCTATCAGCTTCACTAGAACTACGCCGCAGTTCGCTACTTCGAATCACACTGACCCGGCTGTGAAGTTCAACGACGGGCTCTTCGAAGCGTTCAACTCGGCGGCGGGATCGGTCGCATCCGCTTACGGCAACCTCTTTCAGATAAGACAGAACTTTATCGTGACTGCGGGGCGCCACCTTATCAAGGCTGGCGGCGAGTTCCGCGCCAATCGCGACACGACCTACTTTGGTACGAGCCCTAATGGAGAGTACGATTTTGGTGGTGGGACCTCTTACTCACCTGTAAATGTCACTTCGCAAAGTGGGATGCATACCATTAATGTTGGCGATCCTCTTCCAGATACCCTGAGCGCTCTGCTTACCGGTAGCGCTTTTGTCTACACAACGGCGGTTCCGGCTCCGTATGTCTCGGGAGGGGATCACATTGGGCCCGCGGCCATCTCACGCTACGGTGGAGCGATCTACGCACAAGATACCTTCAAGATCTCCGACCGATTTGTTCTCGACTATGGGATTCGCTACGAACTCTACACTCCTATCACCGAACGCGCGCACCGCACTTCGGGGTTCCTGACGAACGGACTTCAGCAGGAGTATCTCGATAACCCGCAGCCGGGATATCGATTCGATTGGGGTGGAGTTGCTCCTCGAGTTCAGCTTGATTGGAAGGTCAAAGACACGCTTCACATTCATGCTGGAGGAGGCCTCACGACGATTCCACCTAACATCTGGCAAGACAATTTTCTTACTGGAGCTGTCCCATTTGTTATTTACCCGCACATCACTGCGGCTGTGGGGACGCCACTGCTTTATGGCTTCAAGATCACTCCTGCACAGCTTCCAACCTTTTACACTCCATCAGGGCAGGACGTATTCGCCAGCGGCAACCCTAAAAGCGTTCCGTCTAACACAGTTCTCGACGTGGAGCGATATCAGCGGGATCTCGCCGCGCTTTCTCCCGGCTCTCAGTTTACGCCGTTGAACCTGACGGGTATTGATCGTAACTTCGGCAATGCGTATCTCCAAACGTGGACACTCGGAGCAGAGCGCCAGATAGGAAAGCTTACAGCAGACGCGGCTTATGTCGGTACCGCATCGGTGAAACTGCCACGTTCCACTTTTACGAATGGCTATTCGGGAGCTTCGTCAGGGTTTGCGCCTTATACCCAATTCGATAGCACCGGGAACGCAGTCGGAGGGTTCGGGACTGAGCAGCTCATCACCGGTACGGCACACTCGACCTATCACTCGCTGCAGACGTCGCTCACGGGCACCCTTTTTCAGGGCGGCCCAGGCGTGCAGATAAGCTACACGTGGTCGAAGGCCATCGACGATACGAGCGGCGTAACCGCAAACGGAAATACCACCGGTGCGATCTCCAGTCCGTACCCACAAAATCCCTTTGATACCCATGCCGAAAAGGGTCCCGCCAGCTTCGATGTCACCCATGGGTTTACGATGAGTCTCGCTCAGGATCTGCAGTTGGAGAAGGTTGAATGGCTGCAGTCGATCAATCGAAAGGTGACCGCCGGATGGGAGTTGTTGAGTATCTCAACTATCAGCAGCGGCCTTCCGTTCACGGTTTATTCCGGCGTGCAACAGACTGGCGCAGGTTCCAATGGAGTGGACCGGCCGAATCAGATAGCTAAGGCACATCTTTCCACCGCGAGAAAGGTGCGCGAAGATTACTTCGGACAAGGTGCAAACAATGCCAGCATTTTCTCGATCCCTATCAATCAAATTGGCGGCAGCGGACCGAATGAGGGATTCTTCGGATCTCTTGGGAGAGATACCTTTCGCGGACCCGCGTTTTATGATTTTGACTTTTCACTCATCAAAGACACGCCGGTTGGTAGACGAGCGGGCGGCGGGGAACTCTTCGATGTACAGTTTCGTTCGGAGTTTTTCAACTTGTTCAATATCGTGGATATGGGACTGCCAGCCAACACCATTCGAGGGTCTGGCTTTGGCGTTATAAGCAAAACCGCGGGAACCTCACGGCAGATTCAATTTTCGTTGAAGTTGCTTTTCTGA